The genomic region GCGGTCAAACGAGTAGAGAAAGTCGAGGGCAGGGAGGCCAGCAGAATGTCGTTGTCATCAGCGTCCCCCGCAGGGCTTGGCGTGGCGGTGCTGTTCTGCAATCCGGCCGTTTCGTCCAGCGTAACGCTCGCGCCGGAGGCCACAACGCTTAGAGCGTTGACGGTAACTGAGTCGAGGGTCGGAATGTATAGAAGCGTTGGATCGCTCGTTAGCGATGAGTTTTGCTCGCCGATAGCCATGACTTTCTCCAGAGCAATTGCGGTCATCGAGGCCTGACCGTTGACCTTTGGCCGCAACTATGGAGAAGCGCCGGGGAATGCGCATCGTCCGAAACTCCCACGCGGAGTGGGAGTTTCAGACTACTTGGGAGGGGAAAAGGGGATGAGGGCGCGAAGGAGTAGTGTCGTATATTGCGATTGTGAATGAGGGCATGACGCCGGGGTTCTAAGGCCGCCCGGGCCGTTAACCGCGAACGCCTCGAGCTGAGTTTGAGTCAGCTCGGGCGGGCGGGTTTAATTCGGGTCGTCTGGACAGCCAGCGTCATTCAAATCTAACCCTTGTTCGTTGAGGCCGGCGAGCTCATGAGGGGATTCCTCCACGCCGTATCACAATGGGCGGCTCGATCAGCCGCAGTTCGAGCTCACCCGAGGCAGGTACGAAGCGCGGGCCAGTGCTTTCAGGCGTTGCCCGTAACCTCCAGGTGCGCTGCACCTTCGCCAGTTTGGCCACTCCCGACGCCACGGACCAGCGCCGGCAGACCTTCTCCAGCTTGAGCGGGTAAAGGGTGAGTTGGTCGCCGTTGAAGTGCATGCGCAGGAAGCATTTGTGGTCGGCGATGCGTTGCGAGGAAAAAACCACTTCGCTGTGTAGCCCCCAAAAGGTATTGCCCATGACCATCCAGGCACCGAACAGCAAGCCTCCCAAACTACCGCCGAGGATCAGTGTCCCCACCAGGAACAACAAGACCTGGAGCAGGTTTTCTACCTCGAACTGCAAGTAGTGGATGTTGATACGGCCCATGAGCCACAGCAGCCCGATCGCCAGTCCCAGGTGAAGCAACCCGTGAACGGCCCCGATGCCATAGGCAAGCTTTCGGGTGCGCTTGACCCCGGCGGCTGAGAGCACTGCGCAGCCCAACACAATGGTCACGGCGAGCATCACCGATGAAGGACTGTGTGCCAGGACCAGGACCAACTGTCGCCATACCTCGCGCAGGTTGGGAATAGATACTTCGAGGCCAGACAATACCTCGACCAGGCTGCGATTATCGCGCGCCGGGTGGGGCACCTTGCTGGCGCTTTCTACCATCCAGTCGAACAGCAAGTACATGATGGCCAGCATGCCGCAGAACGAGAGGTTGTGGGTGGGCAGCCGCCATGCCCGATTACGCAGCTGTTCGGAAGTCTTTTTGTCCGGATAGGTCGCCGCCAGCTCGTAGTGCTGCGGGGTTCCACCGACGTTGATCGGCTCGGGTGGGTCTGGAAGCTGGTGAGTGCCATGCAAGAAGGCGCCGCCGCCTCCGCAGGTAATGCGTTGCGGTGCCTGGCTGCCGGCTTTTGGCTGGTAGCGCGCGTAGTGGTGCGAGTCTCCGGCCAGAACCACTGCCAAGTGCTCACCCAAGAGCTGCTCGATCTCGCGCAGGCTGCTGAAGCGCAGGGTCTGGGTCTCGATCGAGGGCAACGTCTTGCGCCCCACGCGTGCGAGTCGTTCGGCCTCATCCACCCAGCTCGGCTCGGGTGTACAGAGGATCACGCGGTCGCCTGGTTGCAGTTTGGTGTGCATCTGTTCGAAGTATTGCTTCTGCTGGCGGTCGATCATCGACTCCAATTGCAGGTCCAGACCCCAGATCCACCAGCCATTGGGCAGTTGCAGCACGTAGTAACTGGTGCGCTGGCGGGTTTCCCAGCCGCCAATGGGTTTCTGCTCGCAAAACAGTTGGGAGAAACCGCGCAGGCCGTCATACCAATCGTGGTTGCCGGGTGTCGCCACAATCCATGGTGCACCCGGTTGCGGTACGGGCTGGTCCTGCTCATTAGGGCGCACCTTGGGGACCGGCGCCGGGAAGGCGGCGCGGAAGGGGTCCAGGAAACGGGTGCGGTAACCGGATTGGGCCGGTGTGGGATAGACCTGATCGCCGCCGAGCAGCAGCACGTCGCCGCGCGGCAGCGTGAGTTCCGGCAACTTGACATCCTGGCTGACGCACAGCGCCATGGAATAGGTGGAGTCCCAGCCATCGCCGGTATCCGCCAGATAGTCGATCCACACGTCGCCGTCGGCAGCCACCTGAATGGGTGGGTTAGAGTCCCGAGGGGTGAGCATGGCCAGCACATCGCGTGGGTCCGCGAAGGCACCCATGGTGGTGGCCACGGCCGATTGCACGCCTGTGCGCATGAGCTGAAACGGGCCTAGCCAGTTGACCATCGGCTCCTGGGTGTAAAGCTCGATGCGGCTATTGGTCGTGGAAGGCTGGGTGGCGTGGGTCATGGCGAGGAGCGCAGAGTGCCCCTCTCCAAAGTCTCCATCTCCAGCGCGGAACTCAATCGATTGCTCCTTCATCGCTTAGCCTCCATTGCGGTAAGAGTCCGGTATGCCGGAAGGGTTTTACGCCTTGTCGGCTGATTCAGAATAGGCCAGTTATGCGAGAGCCGCCGGTTCATGGCAAGACGCTCAAAACGATGGACCCGCCAGAATGGTGGGTCCGAAAGGGGGAGATC from Pseudomonas sp. GGS8 harbors:
- a CDS encoding metallophosphoesterase yields the protein MKEQSIEFRAGDGDFGEGHSALLAMTHATQPSTTNSRIELYTQEPMVNWLGPFQLMRTGVQSAVATTMGAFADPRDVLAMLTPRDSNPPIQVAADGDVWIDYLADTGDGWDSTYSMALCVSQDVKLPELTLPRGDVLLLGGDQVYPTPAQSGYRTRFLDPFRAAFPAPVPKVRPNEQDQPVPQPGAPWIVATPGNHDWYDGLRGFSQLFCEQKPIGGWETRQRTSYYVLQLPNGWWIWGLDLQLESMIDRQQKQYFEQMHTKLQPGDRVILCTPEPSWVDEAERLARVGRKTLPSIETQTLRFSSLREIEQLLGEHLAVVLAGDSHHYARYQPKAGSQAPQRITCGGGGAFLHGTHQLPDPPEPINVGGTPQHYELAATYPDKKTSEQLRNRAWRLPTHNLSFCGMLAIMYLLFDWMVESASKVPHPARDNRSLVEVLSGLEVSIPNLREVWRQLVLVLAHSPSSVMLAVTIVLGCAVLSAAGVKRTRKLAYGIGAVHGLLHLGLAIGLLWLMGRINIHYLQFEVENLLQVLLFLVGTLILGGSLGGLLFGAWMVMGNTFWGLHSEVVFSSQRIADHKCFLRMHFNGDQLTLYPLKLEKVCRRWSVASGVAKLAKVQRTWRLRATPESTGPRFVPASGELELRLIEPPIVIRRGGIPS